Proteins found in one Plasmodium malariae genome assembly, chromosome: 13 genomic segment:
- the PmUG01_13068400 gene encoding fam-l protein: protein MEQKINLLLFIKISTFTLLSWTKCFMNNTSIFNKSLDENYNLGKTLVTRTYRILVKYKYDKDSVTERLKEHKYKCESNEKKCITNNEKKTTENKKELNRCSSINTGVHKQLMNNKTCIFETKKYSQIEKKIFKELDYIDFLEKNRTISDKTFRKAVFKKCRVRIVLPLFMVLLLSTYLILDSFCSCGLIKWLLVVLKENIGAGWSRPLHDFLDKLNLDILWISGCVGKEGAKRTWTFITIPFLYYVIYCMPLFIIGVTIILYIIYYHKKVKKYQNIKFRKG, encoded by the exons atggaacaaaaaattaatttacttttatttattaaaatttctacTTTTACGCTTTTATCCTGGACAAAGTGTTTTATGAATAATACG agtatatttaataagtCCCTGGATGAAAATTACAACCTTGGTAAAACACTAGTTACAAGAACATATAGAATActagtaaaatataagtatGATAAGGATTCAGTTACTGAGCGTTTAAaagaacataaatataagtgTGAATCGAACGAAAAGAAATGTATaactaataatgaaaaaaaaaccacagaaaataaaaaggagtTAAATAGATGTTCATCAATAAATACAGGAGTTCATAAACAacttatgaataataaaacttGTATATTCGAaaccaaaaaatattcccaaattgaaaaaaaaatattcaaagagcttgattatatagattttcttgaaaaaaataggacAATTAGCGATAAAACTTTCAGAAAAGcagtatttaaaaaatgcagAGTACGAATTGTTTTACCTTTATTCATGGTCTTGTTATTATCAACCTATCTAATATTAGATTCTTTTTGTAGTTGTGGGCTTATAAAATGGTTGTTAGTTGTACTGAAGGAGAATATTGGGGCTGGATGGTCGCGTCCTCTACATGATTTTTTGGATAAACTCAATTTAGATATTTTGTGGATAAGTGGATGTGTAGGAAAGGAAGGTGCAAAAAGAACGTGGACGTTTATAACTATACCATTTCTGTACTATGTAATTTATTGTATGCCTTTGTTTATAATAGGTGTCAcgattatattatatatcatttactaccataaaaaagttaaaaaatatcaaaatattaagtTCAGGAAaggataa